The sequence below is a genomic window from Thermodesulfovibrionales bacterium.
TGTCCTCCACAAGGAAGATCGAACCCTTTGACCGGAGCGCGAGGTGCGGTACCGAGAGGATGAGATCGAGGGCACGGTTCATCTGCTCATCAAGCGAAATCGGTTCGAGGGAGATCTTCAGCACGGTGCTTATCACCCTCTGGATGTGGTAATTCCGCTCGATTTTCTCCTGCACTTTAGTCCGTTCCGTAATGTCCCGTATCGCACCCGTGACGAGCAGTCCCTCGTCTGTCCGCAAGGGGCTCAGACTGATGTCGGCCTGGAATTCGGTGCCGTCTTTTCTCAGGGCGTATATCTTGAGGTTCGAACCCATCATGCGAACTCTCGGGTTCGAGAAATAATCGGCGATGAGCTTTTTGTGGCGGCTGCGGAATCTTTCGGGAATGAGCGTATGGATATCTCTTCCGGTCAGCTCCTCCTGGGTGTAGCCGAAGAGTTTTTCCATCTGCGCATTCACGAGGACGATCTCGAAGTTGCCGTCGACGAAGATCATCGCGTCGGGGGCGGCCTCGAGAAGTTTCTCATATCTCTCCTGCACGCTTCTGAATTCGCCCCTGCATTCTTCGAGCTTTTCGAGTCTCGTCCGCATCTCCGCCAGTTCCCGGACAAGCTCTTCTTTCGCCTTATATGGTTCTTCCACGCCTTTTGTCTCCACGTGCATCAGCCTTCGCGGATTTTCCCGACCAGGACAGAGCAGAGCGAATGGCCGAGCACCCGCCTCGATACGCTCCCGAGCACTCCCTTGAGTCCCCTTAGCCCCCGTGAACCCACCGCGATCAGGTCTCCCTTCATGTTCTCCGCCTCACGAAGTATCTCCATGGAGGGGTCTCCTTGAACCGTTATCACTGTCAGCCTCGGAAATTTTCTTCCCAGGAGGGTGCGGGCCTGTTCGACAATCCTCTCTGATTCTTCACTCTTCTTTTTTAGTGTCCGAGCGATGTCTTCCTTCAACGCATCGTTGACCTCGATAGCAAACCGCTCGGGTATATCGGAAAGCGCCGGAGGCTCAACGTGCATCACCGTTAATTCCGTATTGTCGGGGAAGGGGAGGGAAGCGAGGAGCTTCGCCGTTGCCTGGGAGGACTCAGAATTGTCTGTCGGGAAGAGGATCTTTATCGGTCCCCGGTCCCTTTTTCGGAAAGGTTTCGTTATGAGGACGGGTCTCGGCGAATTGATGGCAACCGACCTCGTGACACTTCCGAGGAAGACGGACTTGATCCCCTTGAGCCCCCTTGCCCCCATGACGATGATGTCCGCCTGGGAATCTTCCGCGATTTTCATGATGGTCGCGTCGGGAACTCCTTCCTCTTCGATGATGCCGACCTTTGCCCGGACCTTCTTGAGGACATTCACCGACGCCTTGAGGATCTTCGGCGCCACACGCTTCATCGCCTGCATGATCTTCAGGCGATAATCATCGTCATAGGGTATTTCCGAGATGACATGGAGGACGATGATCTCGTCATCAGGAGAAAATTGAAGGCGTGTCAGAAATTGTGCTGCGCCTTCCGCTGACTCCGAACCATCCGTTGCCAATAAGAGTTTCATGGTTTTCGCCTCTTTGGTTCTTCTTCTCCCCTCGGTCCCGGGGCCTTTCTCTAGACATTATATCATTCCGTCACCGGGTTAGCATGAGGAATCACGTCGATGACGACGGTTGGGACATCCGGTCTACGCGAGTCGGCTGATTTGTCTACACGATGGGATCTATCATGTGGCGCGGACCTTTGTGACGGATTTTCCTCCGCGGTATTTGTTCAGATAATCCTTTCTTTCCTTCTCTCCAAACCTCTCGATCGCATATCTCAGCATGGTCCTCGGCATCTCATGACAGTGTCTTTCGAGGAACTCTTTTTCCTTTTCCCGGTCCCTTTTGCCGACTTCACGCAGCATCCAGCCGACCGCTTTATGGATGAGGTCATGTCCGTCCCTGAGGAGCAGTTCGGCAATGCGCAGGGTATCACCGAAGTCATTATCTTTTATGAATGCGAATGTCGCCATGATAGCTATCCTCCTCTCCCACAGGTCGGTCGAGCGGGCTAGTTTCACTAAGACCGACCGGTCCCTGTCGGTCAGGTAGTCACCGAGTATGGGACCTGCGGATGCGTCGACGAGGTCCCAGTTGTTTATCCTTTTCGTATTTCTGAGATAGAAATTGAGGATCTCCTCTTTCCCCA
It includes:
- a CDS encoding universal stress protein encodes the protein MKLLLATDGSESAEGAAQFLTRLQFSPDDEIIVLHVISEIPYDDDYRLKIMQAMKRVAPKILKASVNVLKKVRAKVGIIEEEGVPDATIMKIAEDSQADIIVMGARGLKGIKSVFLGSVTRSVAINSPRPVLITKPFRKRDRGPIKILFPTDNSESSQATAKLLASLPFPDNTELTVMHVEPPALSDIPERFAIEVNDALKEDIARTLKKKSEESERIVEQARTLLGRKFPRLTVITVQGDPSMEILREAENMKGDLIAVGSRGLRGLKGVLGSVSRRVLGHSLCSVLVGKIREG
- a CDS encoding DNA alkylation repair protein, with the translated sequence MVRNLKEDLRKLADPERARILSRFFKTGKGEYGEGDVFLGITVPQQRRLAKMYPDLSLEDIGKLLWSKAHEERLVSLFILITQYRRSDRVGKEEILNFYLRNTKRINNWDLVDASAGPILGDYLTDRDRSVLVKLARSTDLWERRIAIMATFAFIKDNDFGDTLRIAELLLRDGHDLIHKAVGWMLREVGKRDREKEKEFLERHCHEMPRTMLRYAIERFGEKERKDYLNKYRGGKSVTKVRAT